The Bacteroidia bacterium genomic interval AGAATGTCATCCAGGATCGGACTATCTATGAGGATGCCCAGATATTTGCGCCAAACCTTCATGCTATGGGCCTGATGTCTACCCGGGACTATGAGACCTATAAAGAACTCTTTGAGACGATTGCAGATCTTGTCCAGCCTCCTGATTTACTTATATACCTGAGGGGGAGTATCCCTCGATTGGTTGAGCAAATTCAGGATAGAGGTAGAAATTATGAGGATGCCATTCGCCTGGACTACCTCAAAAGGTTGAATGAGCGCTATGAAGCCTGGTTTGAAGCCTATAGCTATGGGAAAAAGATCGACGTAGATATTGCAGAACTCAATTTTAGAGACAATCCCGAGCATTTGGGCATCATCATCAATAAGGTGAAAGGTGAGTTGTATGGTTTATTTTCTAAATAATCCATACAAATAATTATTTTTAAATTATTTATTACCAAATATCCAACAAAAATAACCGTTGGTAAGCGCTCGCTTTCAATTGAGCAAAGGGAGAGTGACCTTTAGGGCCCATTATCTATCTCAAGTATATATAATGGAAAAGGTTTAACCCAAAGCTAATGCGATACCTGGCTTATGCAACTACCTTTACCTCATTCTTCTTTTTTTACTTTTTAGCCTTCTCTCAAGATCCTGTTCCTGGTGCCTGCGGCATAGTAGGGCCTAATCTACTCTCAAATGCAGAGTTTGATGCGGGGAATACAGGATTTACCAGTGATTACAATTTTTTTCCCAATAAGATCTGCAACTTTGGAGACTATACCGTCACCTCAGGAGTATTTTATGATCCCATAGATAATTGTTTCGGGGATCCTACCTTCAATCTGCAGACTATTTGGGCCGTTGAGGACAGAAACAGTCCGGGTGTTGGCAATTTTATGATTGTTGATCCCGCTGCTGCCAATGGGGTTACAGACCGCATCTGGGAGCAGGATGTAATTGTTTGTCCCAATACGGAATATGTTTTTTCCATCTTCGCCAAGAACGTCTACTTTCTGGAGGCGGCTTCTTACAGCGGGGTTGATCCTACCTTCAACTTCACCATAAATGGAGTGGAAATTACGGATCTGTATGTGGATGGAGTGTTTACCGGTTCTTCCGTTGTTGACTTACCCCGTCAGGCTCAGGCCGAGGCAGGTGTTTGGAAACAGATATCCGGCAGATGGAGCTCCGGTTCGGCGACAAGTGCTCTTATTACCATGAATAATCTGGTGGGCGTAGAGCAAGGCAATGACCTGGCTATAGATGGTGCCTTTTTCGGAAGATGTGGCAAAGCCAATGAAGTTGAAATTTCTGCTGGTGCTCTTTCTCAATGTGTAGCTGAAGGTACCGTCGAACCTATCACCCTGGTTGCGACACCTGAAACCAATAGTTCAAACTGGGCTTACCATGAATGGTTGAAAAATGGAGTAGTGGCTCAGGCCGACAATTCCAATCCTATTCCTCCATATACACCGGCAGCTAATGGGGATGGAACCTATTTTGCCGACTATGAATTGCGGGTATATGATGATCCATTAGGTCTGACTTGTGCAAGTATTAGTGAAACCCTCAGTTTTCAGGAAGATTGTCAAACCATCTTTCCGGTCGAATGGCTGAGTTTTGAGGCGAAGGTTCAGGGCCAGGGCGTAATGCTGAGCTGGACGACAGGAAGTGAATTGAACAATCAGGGATTTGAAGTAGAAGTTTCTGTAGATGGTCAACTATTTAGAAAAATCGGATGGGTACATGGTTTTGGAAATAGTTCTGAAGCCAAATCCTATAATTTCCTGGCAGATAAGTTGTTGAGAGGTGATAGTTATTTTCGCCTAAAACAAGTGGACTATGACGGAGCTTTCGAGTATAGCTCTACGGTTCAAGCCAGCTTTGTTTCAGATTTGGCCTATACCCTAAGTATAGCTCCCAATCCTATGCAGGAAGTCTCTTATTTCCGCGTGGAGTTGGATCAGGATGTTGAGGATATTCGCATGGATATATTTGACAGCTCTGGCAGAAGAGTAAGGGCATACTATCAGGGACCCTTAGAGGGCCAAAGGCTCTATCAATTTCCTTTCAAAAAGGAAGATTTGTTACCGGGACTGTATTTCCTGAGAATTCAGCACAATCAGTTTATCGGAGCAAAATCCTTCTTGATTAGTAATTAATCTGAGATTCTTCTGAGCAAAGCCACATTCTCGACATGAGCGGTTTGTGGGAACATATCTACGGGCTGTATTTTTAACAGCTCGTAGTTTTCTTTTAATAAGGCTATGTCTCTGGCTTGTGTGGAGGCTTTGCAACTCACATATATGATATGCTCTGGAGCCATCTCCAGGATTCGATTTACGACTTTCGGATCCATGCCAGCTCTCGGAGGATCTGCAATGAGAATCTCTGGCTTGCCGTGCTCCTGGATAAATTCCTGGTTCAGGATCTTTTTCATGTCTCCCGCATAGAAGCTGAATTTATCTTCGAGTTGATTGAGTTTCACATTCTCTTTAGCGTCTTCTATAGCTTCATTCACATATTCAATCCCTACTACCTTTTCTGCATATTCTGATACAAAAATACCGATACTGCCCGTTCCGGAATAGAGGTCATAGAGTAACTTTACTTTTTTCTTTTCGCCCAAACTTTCCACTAAAAACTCCCTAACCACTTCATAAAGAGCTTCTGCTTGTTTAGGATTGGTCTGGAAAAAGGAATTCGCCCGAATTTGGAAAGCATACTTTCCCAGTTTTTCCGTGATATATGATTTCCCTTTCCATACCTGAAAGTCCAAATCTGTATAAGAACTGTTTTTCTTAGGATTGTGGATCCAAAGGAAATCTGTGATCTGCGGAAACTTCTTTTCTAAATGAGTAAATACCGCATCTGCTTTCTGCTCATCTCCATCTGCCAAAATCAGGATCACCATCAATTCTCCTGTAGCGAGGGAAGAACGAAAAACCAGACTCCTCAGACTACCTGTATGTTCTCTATGGTCATAAAATGCGATACTATGTTCACGGGCAAAATCGCGAACCTCATTCCTGATTTCATTTACAATCGGCAATTGTAGCTGGCAGCTTTCGATATTGACGATTTTGTAAAAGACACGGGGTACATGAAAACCTAAGACTCTTTGATCTAAATCTTCAACTGGTCCTTCATCTCCTGTCAACCATTGATCTTTACTAGCGGTAAATTCTAGTTTATTTCGGTAGAAAAGGTCTTTTTCACAGGCCAGTATGGGCAATTTCTCCTGAGGTTCAACCTTCCCAATCCTGATAATGGCATTCTCTACATGCTTTTGTTTGTATTCCAATTGAGCCTCATAGCTCATATGCTGCCATTTGCAACCACCGCAGACCCCAAAATGCTCACAACGAGGACTGATCCGATGCGGGGAAGCTTCGAGGATCTCCTCAATGCGTGCTACCAAAGCCTTTTTTTCTTTGCGAAAAATGTGCGCACGGACTTTATCACCCGGAACGGCCTTTTCGACAAAGACAATTCTTTCCTCATGTTTAGCGATACCTCTTCCATCTACAGCAGTATCAACTACTTCCAGTTCCGTATCGAAAGGTTTTATTCTTCTTCCCATGCCGCAAAAATAAGGAGCCTTTTTTCCCCATCCCAACTCCCGGATTATTTCCTGGATAAGCCAGGCTTAATACAGGAAGAGAAAATTTTCAGAATAAATAAACAAAGAAGGAATTTCCTAAAATGAAATCCTGGCTCTGGCGTTATAGAATTGAATTTGCTCGACTTTAGCTTAACTTGTTTGCATAAATAGAAACACATGAATCAATTTTTATCTGGGATCATTGGGGTGATCCTATGTCTCCTACCCATTTGTTTATCAGCACAACTTAGCGAGGATTTTACCGACAGAGATATTACAAATAATCCGACCTGGATCGGAGATGATTCCTTATTTAGCGTTACGGCAAATGAGGAATTGCAAAGCCAGGGAAATCCTCTGACAGAGACCATTTATTTGGCTACCGCCCAAAATCAGCTTAATGATATAGAGTGGAGGATCGATCTGAGATATGCATTTGGTCCTAGTGGAAGCAATGCGATTCGGATCTATTTGATGGCCGATCAATCCAATATGCGAGCAGCTTTGCAGGGATACTTTTTACAAATAGGGGAAAGTGGTTCTAATGATAGTTATGACCTTTATCGTCAGGATGGAACAACGATTACCAAAATCATAGATGGGGTGGATGGAAGAGCAGGCTCCGGAGTTGATGTTCGCATACGTGTTAGCCGAACTTTAGCAGGTGTTTGGGAACTTTATTCAGATCCTAGCAAAACAGATAATTTTCAATTGGAAGGAAGCGCAACAGACAATACCTATAACAGTACGGCCTGGTTTGGCATTTCTGTAACGCATACTTCTTCACGTGCCAATTCCTTCTTCTTTGACAATATATATGTAGGACCGGAAGTACAGGATACAATGGCTCCTGATCTTTTGAGTGTAAATGTACTTTCTGCAACAAGTCTGGAATTGCATTTCTCAGAGGCTATGGAAAGTAGTTCGGCCGGATCAGCCGCTAATTATCGTTTGCAGCCAGATGATGTCGCTCCTGCAAATGCTCAACTTGATCCGACAAATGCAGCAAAGGTGATCTTGACCCTGGCAAACCCCCTGGTAAGTGGCAATAGCTATAGTATAGAAGTTTCTGGCTTGAGTGATCTTGCGGGGAATCTCATGCAAGGGACCCAAAGTCAGACTTTTGATTATTTGGAAATCGAATCTGCCCTGGCTTTTGATGTAGTGATCAATGAAATATTTGCGGACCCGACCCCTAGTCAGGGATTGCCGGAAGCAGAATTTCTGGAACTTTTCAATAGAAGTAATAAAGTCCTGGATTTACAAAACTGGAGCATTTCTAATGGCTCTACCGTAGGGCTTTTACCTGCACATGTTATGGGTCCGGGAGAACTTTTGATTTTGACCAGAGATACAGATGCCGGGAGATATAGCCCATTAGGTACAACCATAAGCCCGACGAATTGGACAACTCTGGTCAATAGTGGAGATAACCTGGGCCTTAGAAGTGCTGATGGAGTCTTGATAGACACGGTAGACTACGAACCTGAATGGTTCAGAGATGAGTTTAAGGCAGGAGGTGGCTTTTCTCTTGAACGCATCAATCCCGATAATCTGGATTGTCCTTCCAAAGCCAATTGGGCTTCAACCGTAAACGCACAAGGAGGAACGCCCGGAGCTTTCAATAGCATCTTTAATCCCAATCCTGAAAATGATCCTCCTGCACTGGCAAGTGTAGCAGTTTTGGATCCTCAGAATCTGGAACTATGCTTTGATGAGCCTATGGATGCCGCTTCGCTGAATAACTTAGGCATTTATACTCTCACAGGAATAGGCGCTCCCTTAAGTGCCGAAGCTCAAGGTCCGGATTTTGAATGTGTTCGCCTCAGCTTTTCAACGGCTTTACAACTAGGGCAAATTTATCAACTGGAAGTGGATGCTGCCGTTGTGGATTGTAGTGGAAATGCAATGGGAAGCATGTCCTCTTTACCAGTAGTGCTGGCTCGTCCAGCTCAGGCCCATGAGGTTGTATTTACAGAACTCTTTCCAGACTTCAGCCCTTCTGAAGGATTGCCGGATGCAGAATTTGTGGAGATATACAATCGGACTGCTGAGGTTCTGGACTTGAGTGGATCTGTATTGACTGATGGAGGCGGATTTGCCCTGATCAATAATTTGCAGATTTTCCCCAATGAATATGTGATACTTTGCAAACTGGATGATGCAGAGGAGTTTGAATCTTTTGGAAAAACAGTAGGACTGGATGGCTTTCCTTCCCTCGGTAATGCGACAGATTCTTTGACCTTTTTCGCAGTGTCCGGAGATGTATTAGACTTCGTGTATTATTCTGATGATTGGTATGGAGATCCGGATAAGGCGAGTGGAGGATTTAGTCTTGAGAAAATCGATCCGAATTATCTCGATTGTAATCAGCCTGATAATTGGCGGGCGTCAGAAGCCCTTGATGGGGGAACACCCGGCAGCGAGAATAGTATCAATGGGAGTTATACAGATACAGAGCTTCCTTTAATCAGTGGCATTCGGATATTAGGGAGTAATGGCCTGGAGCTGATTTTTTCCGAACAAATGGATCCTGCCAGCCTGGAGATGCTTAGTAATTATGTAGCAGGCCAAGGCATTGGTACTCCCATTTTAGCTATGGCTACAGCCCCTCATTATACAAGCGTTCGCCTTAGCTTCGACCAGGACTTTCAGGAAAATATACTTTATACCCTGGATGTAGCGGGCTTGTTGGATTGTGCCTCCAATGAACTGGAAGGAAGTTTCAGTTTTGGTTTGCCCTTACCCGCGCAAATTGGAGATGTCTTAATCAATGAAATTCTCTTTAATCCCCGAAGTGGAGGAGCCGACTATGTAGAAATCGCCAATGTTTCCGAGAAAATTTTGGATCTAAAGAGTTTGAGAATAGGCGAAATCTTTCCTGAGACAGATTCCATTTTCAATTCAGATCCCCTTACTACAACTTCAGTTTTATTCTTCCCGGGCCAATTGATTTGCTTGACTGCGGATGCGGGTTTTCAGATTCAACAATACCAACCGATTGCTGCCGCCAATTTTCTGGAGATGGAATCTTTTCCCAGCTATGATGATGGCAGTGGGGAATGCGTGATATTTTCTGATTCGGGTGCGGTATTGGATCGATTCTATTATGAAGATGATTTTCACTACCCAACCCTCATAGATGATGATGGAGTTTCTTTGGAAAGGATTTCTTTGAGTGTTCCCGCTTCGGAGGCCTCAAATTGGCATTCAGCAGCTTCTACCCTTCGTTTTGGCACTCCGGGCTATCCTAATAGTCAAGAGATAGATCAGAATTCAATGATTTCAGAAGTTCGTCTGGACAGAGAGAGTTTTACCCCTGATTTGGATGGAGTAGGGGATGTAGTAGCTATTGAATATGACTTCGATTTTAATGGAGCCAATGCTCGGGTAAGTGTATTGGATAGCCAGGGGAGACCAATCAAAATCCTTCAACAAAACACCTTGCTGGGAACAGAAGCCGGTTCTTTCTTTTGGGATGGAACAGATGCTAAAGGTACGAAAGCCGATCTTGGAATCTACATCATTCTATTTGAACTCACCCAGGCAGAAAATGGTCAAAGACAGGTCTATAAATTACCTGTAGTTCTGGCAGCGAAATTCTAGCTTTTTCTTATTAAATATCCCCTTTCCTATGTAAGTAGCTCTATTATCTTGCTATTTTATTTACTCTGATAATATGTAATTTAATATAATTGTAATATTGGAGTAGGTTAATAGATTGTACATGGATAATAAAAAGCGTAGCAAGCTTTCTCTTGGAAAAAGGTTAAAAGACCAACTTAAACTGCAGCGCAAGAGGACATGGTTCTTGTTTGCTGGCTTGATTCTGATCAGTTCCGGCGGATACTATGAGGCGAACCGGGAGAGAAACGCGAATCTTAATTTTGCTGAGCTCGCTTATGAAGAGTTTATAGACGAACTGGATGGCAATTATAAGAAAGGCCTGATCTTTTTCCATACAGACTATTGCTATCCCTGTCAGCGTATCAATGAAGTCTTTATGGGAGATGTAGCGGCTATTGAATTAGTGCAAAGCAATTTTCTCCCCTACAAGCTGGATGCATTTGAAAAAGAGCCGGGAATGATGTTGGCGGAGAAATATAAGGTAGACAAATACCCCACCTTTTTGATTATAGATGATGAT includes:
- a CDS encoding deoxynucleoside kinase, with the translated sequence MHICVAGNIGAGKTTLTYLLSKYFGFESLFEENEQNPYLMDFYSDMQRWSFNLQVSFLQSRLKKLMQIRRDAKNVIQDRTIYEDAQIFAPNLHAMGLMSTRDYETYKELFETIADLVQPPDLLIYLRGSIPRLVEQIQDRGRNYEDAIRLDYLKRLNERYEAWFEAYSYGKKIDVDIAELNFRDNPEHLGIIINKVKGELYGLFSK
- a CDS encoding T9SS type A sorting domain-containing protein encodes the protein MRYLAYATTFTSFFFFYFLAFSQDPVPGACGIVGPNLLSNAEFDAGNTGFTSDYNFFPNKICNFGDYTVTSGVFYDPIDNCFGDPTFNLQTIWAVEDRNSPGVGNFMIVDPAAANGVTDRIWEQDVIVCPNTEYVFSIFAKNVYFLEAASYSGVDPTFNFTINGVEITDLYVDGVFTGSSVVDLPRQAQAEAGVWKQISGRWSSGSATSALITMNNLVGVEQGNDLAIDGAFFGRCGKANEVEISAGALSQCVAEGTVEPITLVATPETNSSNWAYHEWLKNGVVAQADNSNPIPPYTPAANGDGTYFADYELRVYDDPLGLTCASISETLSFQEDCQTIFPVEWLSFEAKVQGQGVMLSWTTGSELNNQGFEVEVSVDGQLFRKIGWVHGFGNSSEAKSYNFLADKLLRGDSYFRLKQVDYDGAFEYSSTVQASFVSDLAYTLSIAPNPMQEVSYFRVELDQDVEDIRMDIFDSSGRRVRAYYQGPLEGQRLYQFPFKKEDLLPGLYFLRIQHNQFIGAKSFLISN
- the rlmD gene encoding 23S rRNA (uracil(1939)-C(5))-methyltransferase RlmD, whose translation is MGRRIKPFDTELEVVDTAVDGRGIAKHEERIVFVEKAVPGDKVRAHIFRKEKKALVARIEEILEASPHRISPRCEHFGVCGGCKWQHMSYEAQLEYKQKHVENAIIRIGKVEPQEKLPILACEKDLFYRNKLEFTASKDQWLTGDEGPVEDLDQRVLGFHVPRVFYKIVNIESCQLQLPIVNEIRNEVRDFAREHSIAFYDHREHTGSLRSLVFRSSLATGELMVILILADGDEQKADAVFTHLEKKFPQITDFLWIHNPKKNSSYTDLDFQVWKGKSYITEKLGKYAFQIRANSFFQTNPKQAEALYEVVREFLVESLGEKKKVKLLYDLYSGTGSIGIFVSEYAEKVVGIEYVNEAIEDAKENVKLNQLEDKFSFYAGDMKKILNQEFIQEHGKPEILIADPPRAGMDPKVVNRILEMAPEHIIYVSCKASTQARDIALLKENYELLKIQPVDMFPQTAHVENVALLRRISD
- a CDS encoding lamin tail domain-containing protein produces the protein MNQFLSGIIGVILCLLPICLSAQLSEDFTDRDITNNPTWIGDDSLFSVTANEELQSQGNPLTETIYLATAQNQLNDIEWRIDLRYAFGPSGSNAIRIYLMADQSNMRAALQGYFLQIGESGSNDSYDLYRQDGTTITKIIDGVDGRAGSGVDVRIRVSRTLAGVWELYSDPSKTDNFQLEGSATDNTYNSTAWFGISVTHTSSRANSFFFDNIYVGPEVQDTMAPDLLSVNVLSATSLELHFSEAMESSSAGSAANYRLQPDDVAPANAQLDPTNAAKVILTLANPLVSGNSYSIEVSGLSDLAGNLMQGTQSQTFDYLEIESALAFDVVINEIFADPTPSQGLPEAEFLELFNRSNKVLDLQNWSISNGSTVGLLPAHVMGPGELLILTRDTDAGRYSPLGTTISPTNWTTLVNSGDNLGLRSADGVLIDTVDYEPEWFRDEFKAGGGFSLERINPDNLDCPSKANWASTVNAQGGTPGAFNSIFNPNPENDPPALASVAVLDPQNLELCFDEPMDAASLNNLGIYTLTGIGAPLSAEAQGPDFECVRLSFSTALQLGQIYQLEVDAAVVDCSGNAMGSMSSLPVVLARPAQAHEVVFTELFPDFSPSEGLPDAEFVEIYNRTAEVLDLSGSVLTDGGGFALINNLQIFPNEYVILCKLDDAEEFESFGKTVGLDGFPSLGNATDSLTFFAVSGDVLDFVYYSDDWYGDPDKASGGFSLEKIDPNYLDCNQPDNWRASEALDGGTPGSENSINGSYTDTELPLISGIRILGSNGLELIFSEQMDPASLEMLSNYVAGQGIGTPILAMATAPHYTSVRLSFDQDFQENILYTLDVAGLLDCASNELEGSFSFGLPLPAQIGDVLINEILFNPRSGGADYVEIANVSEKILDLKSLRIGEIFPETDSIFNSDPLTTTSVLFFPGQLICLTADAGFQIQQYQPIAAANFLEMESFPSYDDGSGECVIFSDSGAVLDRFYYEDDFHYPTLIDDDGVSLERISLSVPASEASNWHSAASTLRFGTPGYPNSQEIDQNSMISEVRLDRESFTPDLDGVGDVVAIEYDFDFNGANARVSVLDSQGRPIKILQQNTLLGTEAGSFFWDGTDAKGTKADLGIYIILFELTQAENGQRQVYKLPVVLAAKF
- a CDS encoding thioredoxin family protein, translated to MDNKKRSKLSLGKRLKDQLKLQRKRTWFLFAGLILISSGGYYEANRERNANLNFAELAYEEFIDELDGNYKKGLIFFHTDYCYPCQRINEVFMGDVAAIELVQSNFLPYKLDAFEKEPGMMLAEKYKVDKYPTFLIIDDDGTEIGRSSFEGDKEKFLAEIRSFVGEKGKAKKSELQYKKKETRYALALSSYEKYTEARNNAMLKREIWDKEIWIEDTDGQSYELLLGKFDNKNDARLAKKYLNSWEGIDSEIRPLKAHAQSYQ